From a region of the Thermomonas sp. HDW16 genome:
- the rdgB gene encoding RdgB/HAM1 family non-canonical purine NTP pyrophosphatase: protein MKLVLASSNAGKLVELRDLLGDGFDLHVQSEFGVADAEETGLSFIENAILKARHAARATGLPALGDDSGLCVDALHGAPGLYSARYAGTHGNNEANIDKLLGELDGTDDAQRSARFVCVLALVRDADDPQPLIAEGVWHGRILRERRGSGGFGYDPVFFSPTHSCSAAELPAEVKNRDSHRGLALAKLRSSLQA, encoded by the coding sequence ATGAAGCTGGTGTTGGCCAGCAGCAATGCCGGCAAGCTTGTCGAACTGCGCGATCTGCTGGGCGATGGCTTCGACCTGCACGTGCAATCCGAATTCGGCGTGGCCGATGCGGAGGAAACCGGACTGAGCTTCATCGAGAACGCCATCCTCAAGGCCCGCCACGCGGCACGCGCGACCGGCCTGCCCGCATTGGGCGACGATTCCGGCCTGTGCGTGGACGCGTTGCACGGCGCACCCGGCCTGTATTCGGCGCGCTATGCCGGGACCCACGGCAACAACGAAGCAAATATCGACAAATTGCTGGGCGAACTGGACGGCACCGACGATGCACAACGCAGCGCGCGCTTCGTCTGCGTGCTGGCATTGGTGCGCGATGCCGACGATCCGCAACCGCTGATCGCCGAAGGCGTGTGGCACGGCCGCATCCTGCGCGAACGACGCGGCAGCGGCGGCTTCGGCTACGACCCGGTGTTTTTCTCGCCCACGCATAGCTGCAGCGCAGCGGAATTGCCTGCCGAGGTGAAGAACCGCGACAGTCATCGCGGCCTTGCACTGGCGAAGCTGCGCAGCTCACTGCAAGCGTAA
- the rph gene encoding ribonuclease PH, with protein sequence MSFSRPSGRTPDQMRAVSITRNFTKHAEGSVLVAFGDTRVLCTASVENRVPGFLRGKGEGWVTAEYGMLPRSTNTRNDREAARGKQGGRTLEIQRLIGRSLRACVDRAALGERTITLDCDVLQADGGTRTAAITGAYVALVDAVRWLQAKKDIAKNPVFGAVAAVSAGIYRGTPVLDLDYAEDSDCDTDMNVVMNDGGGFIELQGTAEGHAFRRDELDALLALAEKGCGELFAAQQAALAIA encoded by the coding sequence ATGTCCTTCTCCCGCCCCAGCGGTCGCACGCCCGATCAAATGCGCGCCGTGTCGATCACCCGCAACTTCACCAAGCACGCCGAAGGTTCGGTGCTGGTGGCGTTCGGCGATACCCGCGTGCTGTGCACCGCCAGCGTGGAGAACCGCGTGCCCGGCTTCCTGCGCGGCAAGGGCGAAGGCTGGGTCACCGCCGAATACGGCATGTTGCCGCGTTCGACCAACACCCGTAACGACCGCGAGGCCGCGCGCGGCAAGCAGGGCGGGCGCACGCTGGAAATCCAGCGCCTGATCGGCCGCTCGCTGCGGGCTTGCGTGGATCGTGCCGCGCTGGGCGAGCGCACCATCACCCTGGATTGCGACGTATTGCAAGCCGATGGCGGCACCCGCACCGCGGCGATCACCGGCGCCTATGTGGCGCTGGTCGATGCCGTGCGCTGGCTGCAGGCGAAGAAGGACATCGCCAAGAACCCGGTGTTCGGCGCGGTCGCCGCGGTCTCGGCCGGCATCTATCGCGGCACCCCGGTGCTCGACCTCGACTATGCCGAAGACAGCGATTGCGACACCGACATGAACGTGGTGATGAACGACGGCGGTGGCTTCATCGAGCTGCAGGGCACTGCCGAAGGCCATGCGTTCCGTCGCGACGAACTCGACGCCCTGCTGGCGCTGGCCGAGAAGGGCTGCGGCGAACTGTTCGCCGCGCAGCAGGCCGCGCTGGCCATCGCATGA
- the hemW gene encoding radical SAM family heme chaperone HemW: MLTTPPLSLYVHLPWCVRKCPYCDFNSHEQRGALQFEAYVDALIADLDFDLPQVWGRTIQTVFFGGGTPSLFPPDAIDRFLQLASARLRFAPNAEITLETNPGTVEHGPFAGYRQAGVNRLSFGVQTFDDGCLQRLGRIHTSGDAERAVKAAQDAGFDNFNLDLMYALPEQTLAMAQHDVERAIALQPTHISHYQLTLEPNTVFAARVPAGIPDIDAAWDMQEACQAQLADAGFAQYEVSAYAREGRQCAHNLNYWRFGDYLGIGAGAHGKLTLGAQQQVLRRWKVKHPTDYLLKAGTSAAIGGDEILTAERLPFDFMLNALRLNEGVPMAMFEARTGLSRDAIAGKLAIARERGWLEADADWLRPTELGRRFANDVIGLFLD, encoded by the coding sequence ATGCTCACCACCCCGCCGCTGTCGCTGTACGTGCACCTGCCGTGGTGCGTGCGCAAATGCCCGTATTGCGATTTCAATTCGCACGAGCAACGCGGCGCACTGCAATTCGAGGCCTATGTCGATGCCTTGATCGCCGATCTCGATTTCGACCTGCCGCAGGTGTGGGGCCGCACGATCCAGACCGTGTTCTTCGGTGGCGGCACGCCTTCGCTGTTCCCACCTGATGCCATCGATCGCTTCCTGCAACTGGCCAGCGCGCGCCTGCGCTTCGCGCCGAATGCGGAAATCACCCTCGAAACCAATCCCGGCACCGTCGAACACGGCCCGTTCGCGGGCTATCGCCAGGCCGGCGTGAATCGCCTCAGCTTCGGCGTGCAGACCTTCGACGACGGCTGCCTGCAGCGCCTCGGTCGTATCCATACCAGCGGCGATGCCGAGCGCGCGGTGAAAGCCGCGCAGGATGCCGGCTTCGACAATTTCAACCTCGACCTGATGTACGCACTGCCGGAGCAGACGCTTGCGATGGCGCAACACGACGTGGAACGCGCCATCGCCCTGCAACCCACGCATATCAGCCATTACCAGCTGACGCTGGAGCCGAACACCGTATTCGCCGCGCGCGTCCCGGCCGGCATCCCCGACATCGATGCCGCTTGGGATATGCAGGAAGCCTGTCAAGCACAGTTGGCCGACGCCGGCTTCGCACAATACGAAGTCAGCGCCTATGCGCGAGAGGGCCGGCAGTGTGCGCACAACCTGAACTACTGGCGCTTCGGCGATTACCTCGGCATCGGTGCCGGCGCGCACGGCAAGCTCACCCTGGGCGCGCAGCAGCAGGTGCTGCGACGCTGGAAGGTCAAGCACCCGACCGACTACCTGCTGAAAGCCGGCACTTCCGCGGCGATCGGCGGCGACGAGATACTGACCGCCGAACGCCTGCCCTTCGACTTCATGCTCAACGCGCTGCGCCTGAACGAGGGCGTGCCGATGGCGATGTTCGAAGCCCGCACCGGCCTGTCACGCGATGCCATCGCCGGCAAGCTCGCCATCGCCCGCGAGCGCGGCTGGCTAGAGGCCGATGCAGACTGGCTACGGCCAACTGAACTCGGCCGCCGCTTCGCCAACGACGTGATTGGCCTGTTCCTGGACTGA
- the rpoZ gene encoding DNA-directed RNA polymerase subunit omega, translating to MARITVEDCLEVVDNRFELVMMAAKRARQLAGGVEPKLDNSEANDKPTVLALREIAAREIDTGYIDAVEKSERERKEREALEWAAAEVVAGDDDMKGDD from the coding sequence ATGGCCCGTATTACCGTCGAAGATTGCCTGGAAGTGGTCGATAACCGCTTCGAGCTCGTGATGATGGCCGCCAAGCGCGCCCGCCAGCTGGCCGGCGGCGTGGAGCCGAAGCTGGACAACAGCGAAGCCAACGACAAGCCCACCGTGCTCGCCCTGCGCGAGATCGCCGCGCGCGAGATCGACACCGGCTACATCGACGCCGTCGAGAAGTCCGAGCGCGAGCGCAAGGAGCGCGAGGCGCTGGAATGGGCCGCCGCCGAAGTGGTGGCCGGCGACGACGACATGAAGGGCGACGACTGA
- the gmk gene encoding guanylate kinase, with amino-acid sequence MRGTLYIVAAPSGAGKSSIVNAVLARDRNISLSISFTSRQPRPGERHAEHYHFVGAAEFEAMVAAGDFFEHALVHGDWKGTARQSVEPQLMAGRDVLLEIDWQGARQVRHRIPDAVSVFILPPSRAALEERMRKRGQDSEEVIAQRLAAARDEMSHYGEFDYVIVNEHFETAVDEMCSIFVASRLRKDAQVARHSRLITSLLVDDPNRPG; translated from the coding sequence ATGCGCGGAACCCTCTACATCGTTGCAGCGCCCTCCGGCGCCGGCAAATCCAGCATCGTCAACGCGGTGCTGGCGCGCGATCGCAACATCAGCCTGTCGATCTCGTTCACCTCGCGCCAGCCGCGCCCGGGCGAGCGCCATGCCGAGCATTACCACTTCGTCGGCGCGGCCGAATTCGAGGCGATGGTCGCGGCCGGGGACTTCTTCGAGCACGCATTGGTGCATGGCGACTGGAAGGGCACCGCGCGGCAGTCGGTGGAACCGCAGTTGATGGCCGGGCGCGACGTGCTGCTGGAAATCGACTGGCAGGGCGCGCGCCAGGTGCGCCACAGGATCCCGGATGCGGTCAGCGTGTTCATCCTGCCGCCCTCGCGCGCGGCGCTGGAGGAGCGCATGCGCAAGCGCGGGCAGGACAGCGAGGAGGTCATCGCCCAGCGCCTGGCAGCCGCACGCGACGAGATGAGTCATTACGGCGAATTCGACTACGTGATCGTCAACGAGCACTTCGAGACCGCGGTGGACGAGATGTGCAGCATCTTCGTCGCCAGCCGGCTGCGGAAGGATGCGCAGGTGGCGCGGCATTCGCGGCTGATCACCTCGCTGCTGGTCGATGATCCGAATCGGCCCGGTTGA
- a CDS encoding YicC/YloC family endoribonuclease, translating to MIRSMTAFASGERATEWGTLGCELRAVNHRFLELGLRLPEELRAYEPLLRERIASRVSRGKLDLAMRLRAPESEGGLHLNDAMVEELSKLNIGLSARFPGLRTSLTELLQYPGVLQGRGVDAEAMQREVLALLDAVLDDFLAAREREGGKLAVVIGERAEAIAGIAAEVRTLVPQIRAGQRQKLEARLADLSQPADPGRVEQELVIWLQKLDVDEELDRLDSHLSELRRVLKQKEPVGRRLDFLLQEFNREANTLGSKSVDARTSNAAVELKVLIDQIREQIQNIE from the coding sequence ATGATCCGCAGCATGACCGCCTTCGCCTCCGGCGAGCGCGCCACCGAATGGGGGACGCTTGGTTGCGAGTTGCGCGCGGTGAACCATCGCTTCCTCGAACTCGGGCTGCGCCTGCCCGAGGAACTGCGCGCCTATGAGCCGCTGCTGCGCGAACGCATCGCCTCGCGCGTATCGCGCGGCAAGCTGGACTTGGCGATGCGCCTGCGCGCGCCGGAATCCGAAGGCGGCCTGCACCTGAACGATGCGATGGTCGAGGAGCTGTCGAAGCTCAACATCGGCCTGAGCGCGCGTTTCCCCGGCCTGCGCACCAGCCTGACCGAGTTGCTGCAGTACCCGGGCGTGCTGCAAGGCCGCGGCGTGGATGCCGAGGCGATGCAGCGCGAAGTGCTGGCCTTGCTGGATGCGGTGCTCGACGACTTCCTGGCCGCGCGCGAACGCGAAGGTGGCAAGCTGGCGGTGGTGATCGGCGAGCGCGCCGAGGCCATTGCCGGAATTGCTGCCGAGGTGCGCACGCTGGTGCCGCAGATCCGCGCCGGCCAGCGGCAGAAGCTGGAAGCGCGCCTGGCCGATCTGTCGCAACCGGCCGATCCGGGCCGTGTCGAACAGGAATTGGTGATCTGGCTGCAGAAACTCGACGTCGATGAAGAGCTCGACCGCCTCGACAGCCACCTGTCGGAACTGCGCCGCGTGCTGAAGCAGAAGGAGCCGGTCGGCCGTCGCCTCGATTTCCTGCTGCAGGAGTTCAACCGCGAGGCGAATACGCTGGGCAGCAAGTCGGTGGATGCGCGCACCAGCAACGCGGCGGTCGAGCTGAAGGTGTTGATCGACCAGATCCGCGAGCAGATCCAGAACATTGAGTAG
- a CDS encoding bifunctional (p)ppGpp synthetase/guanosine-3',5'-bis(diphosphate) 3'-pyrophosphohydrolase: protein MTPGEPALALPNLPVPDEDAVPDYVQALERAADYLPEAQRAQLRRAWAVGAAAHVGQMRKSGEPYITHPVAVAQVLAEQGLDVETLIAAILHDTIEDTPLTRGDIAQQFGETVAELVDGVTKLDKLHFADRQEAAAESFRKMLLAMSRDLRVILIKLADRLHNMRTLGAQSAEARRRIANETLDIYAPIAQRLGMNLIKSELQDLGFRALHPWRHAVIEKRIRSQPLVRREALAKIEAQLAQKLAMENIDHRLVGRVKTPWSIYTKMRAEHRSFAQVMDVFGYRVVVDSVAECYHALGVAHSVYKPLDGRFRDFIAIPKANGYQSLHTVLFGPYGSPIEVQIRTREMDLVAERGVAAHWAYKHGEDSGNSAQTRASAWIANLVESQRGTGSSLEFLENVKVDLFPDEVYLFTPKGDILALPRNSTALDFAYAVHTDVGNHAVAARVDKKLAPLRAKLVSGQNVEIITAKSAAPAPQWLEFVVSGKARTAIRHQLKHLEHEDAVQLGHRMLDRALGTQGTSLDRLPPARLDAYLAENRYPRLEALLADIALGNRMPGQVAQSLSTQEQEPDLLKPAQAAPQERILITGAERGVISFAQCCMPIPGDEIMGYHTTGRGIVVHRLECPNVAEYRKSPERWVQIGWDRQVSGDFDAALRIEVDNRPGVLAQVAASIAHAESNIDRVEYLERDTRIAAIRFAIEVTDRKHLAEVIRRIRRLNVVHGVQRI, encoded by the coding sequence ATGACCCCCGGCGAACCTGCCCTTGCGCTGCCCAATCTGCCCGTGCCCGATGAGGACGCGGTACCGGATTACGTGCAGGCATTGGAGCGCGCCGCGGACTATTTGCCGGAGGCGCAGCGCGCGCAATTGAGGCGGGCCTGGGCGGTCGGCGCGGCGGCGCATGTCGGGCAGATGCGTAAGTCCGGCGAACCCTACATCACCCATCCCGTGGCGGTGGCGCAGGTGCTGGCCGAGCAGGGACTGGATGTCGAAACCCTGATCGCGGCAATCCTGCACGACACCATCGAGGACACGCCGCTGACCCGTGGCGACATCGCCCAGCAGTTCGGCGAAACCGTGGCCGAACTGGTCGATGGCGTCACCAAGCTGGACAAGCTGCACTTCGCCGACCGCCAGGAAGCCGCCGCGGAAAGCTTCCGCAAGATGCTGCTGGCGATGTCGCGCGACCTGCGGGTGATCCTGATCAAGCTGGCCGACCGCCTGCACAACATGCGCACGCTTGGCGCGCAGTCGGCGGAGGCGCGCCGCCGCATCGCCAACGAAACCCTCGATATCTACGCGCCGATCGCCCAGCGCCTGGGCATGAACCTGATCAAGTCCGAACTGCAGGACCTGGGCTTCCGCGCCTTGCATCCGTGGCGGCACGCGGTGATCGAGAAGCGCATCCGCAGCCAGCCGCTGGTGCGGCGCGAGGCGCTGGCCAAGATCGAGGCGCAGCTGGCGCAGAAGTTGGCGATGGAGAACATCGACCACCGGTTGGTCGGACGGGTCAAGACGCCGTGGAGCATCTATACCAAGATGCGCGCCGAGCATCGCAGCTTTGCCCAGGTGATGGATGTGTTCGGTTACCGCGTCGTGGTCGATTCGGTGGCGGAGTGCTACCACGCGCTGGGCGTTGCGCATTCGGTCTACAAGCCGCTGGATGGTCGCTTCCGAGACTTCATCGCCATTCCCAAGGCGAACGGCTACCAATCCCTGCACACGGTGCTGTTCGGCCCATACGGATCCCCGATCGAAGTACAGATCCGCACCCGCGAGATGGACCTAGTGGCCGAACGTGGCGTCGCCGCACATTGGGCCTACAAGCACGGCGAGGACTCGGGCAATAGCGCGCAGACCCGGGCATCGGCATGGATCGCCAACCTGGTCGAAAGCCAGCGCGGTACGGGCTCGTCGCTGGAGTTCCTGGAAAACGTCAAAGTCGACCTGTTCCCGGACGAGGTCTACCTGTTCACGCCGAAAGGCGACATCCTCGCGCTTCCGCGCAATTCCACTGCGCTCGACTTCGCCTACGCAGTGCATACGGACGTGGGCAACCATGCGGTGGCCGCGCGCGTGGACAAGAAGCTGGCGCCGCTGCGCGCCAAGCTGGTCAGCGGGCAGAACGTGGAGATCATCACTGCAAAATCGGCCGCGCCGGCGCCGCAATGGCTGGAATTCGTGGTGTCCGGCAAGGCGCGCACGGCGATTCGCCACCAGCTCAAGCACCTCGAGCACGAGGATGCGGTGCAGCTCGGGCACCGCATGTTGGACCGCGCGCTGGGCACGCAGGGTACTTCGCTCGACCGCTTGCCGCCGGCGAGGCTCGATGCCTATCTCGCCGAGAACCGCTATCCACGGCTGGAGGCGCTGCTGGCCGACATCGCCCTGGGCAATCGCATGCCGGGGCAGGTCGCACAATCCCTGTCCACGCAGGAACAAGAGCCTGACCTGCTGAAGCCGGCACAGGCCGCGCCCCAGGAACGCATCCTGATCACTGGCGCCGAACGTGGCGTGATCAGCTTTGCGCAGTGCTGCATGCCGATCCCGGGCGACGAGATCATGGGTTACCACACGACGGGCAGGGGCATCGTGGTGCATCGCCTCGAATGCCCGAATGTGGCCGAATACCGCAAATCGCCGGAGCGCTGGGTACAGATCGGCTGGGATCGGCAGGTCAGCGGCGATTTCGATGCTGCGCTTCGCATCGAGGTGGACAATCGCCCCGGCGTGCTGGCCCAGGTCGCGGCCTCGATCGCCCATGCGGAATCCAATATCGACCGTGTCGAATACCTGGAGCGCGACACCCGCATCGCCGCGATCCGCTTCGCCATCGAGGTCACCGATCGCAAGCACCTGGCGGAAGTGATCCGTCGCATCCGCCGCTTGAACGTGGTGCATGGGGTGCAGCGCATCTAG